The following proteins are co-located in the Malaya genurostris strain Urasoe2022 unplaced genomic scaffold, Malgen_1.1 HiC_scaffold_42, whole genome shotgun sequence genome:
- the LOC131440021 gene encoding uncharacterized protein LOC131440021, which yields MGSPLSPILADIVMENLLKTATRQLPFDIPVIRKYVDDLFMAIPKDKVQYTLDMFNSYNPHLQFTKEEESNNKLPFLDTIVTRQSDQTMSTMWYAKPISSNRLLNFLSFHPLSMKINVAVNFIKRVTSLSTSQDHNFQRNVIFHHLRTNNYPTSLINRLMTRNNSPNNIKRITDTPSSNGSSINNNIDFTYRSLPHIPSLSTTIASILKADYPQVKITQKPIKTIARILPSTKYPIDPMLQSNVIYSISCEDCNMCYIGMTRNQLKTRLYGHNSNINQYHKLRDAGKNSNDEHNLGEKTALIQHMIQHNHTFNTAQAKIIDRTYRSSSLPILEMCHITNTTNTINHRTDVDGLNTIYAGILHTIKATTSRRKRGTTESKMIVDHVSH from the coding sequence ATGGGTAGCCCCCTATCACCCATATTAGCCGATATCGTCATGGAAAACCTTCTGAAAACAGCAACCAGACAACTTCCGTTTGACATTCCCGTGATACGTAAATACGTCGACGATTTGTTCATGGCTATTCCCAAGGACAAAGTACAATATACACTCGATATGTTCAACTCATACAATCCACATTTACAATTCACCAAGGAGGAAGAATCTAACAACAAACTACCATTTTTAGACACGATAGTAACGCGACAATCAGATCAAACAATGTCAACCATGTGGTATGCCAAACCCATCTCATCGAACCGACTTCTTAATTTTCTATCGTTTCATCCGCTATCAATGAAAATAAACGTCGCCGTAAACTTTATAAAAAGAGTGACCAGTCTTTCCACGAGTCAAGACCATAATTTCCAGCGCAATGTAATCTTCCATCATCTTCGCACCAACAACTATCCAACATCACTAATAAACAGGCTTATGACTCGCAACAATAGCCCTAACAACATAAAACGGATAACTGACACTCCATCAAGTAACGGCTCCAGCATAAACAACAACATAGATTTTACCTACAGATCACTACCACATATTCCTTCTCTAAGTACGACAATAGCCAGTATTCTCAAAGCAGATTATCCTCAAGTCAAAATAACGCAAAAACCGATCAAAACCATTGCCCGCATTCTTCCTAGCACCAAATATCCAATAGACCCCATGCTTCAATCAAACGTTATTTACAGTATATCATGTGAAGACTGTAATATGTGCTATATCGGCATGACAAgaaatcaactaaaaacaaGGCTCTATGGGCATAACAGCAACATAAATCAGTACCACAAACTGAGAGACGCTGGTAAAAACAGCAACGATGAACACAATCTTGGGGAAAAAACTGCCCTGATCCAACATATGATCCAACACAATCACACGTTTAATACAGCACAAGCCAAAATCATCGACAGAACCTACCGATCGTCATCTCTACCCATACTCGAGATGTGCCATATTACAAACACAACCAATACCATCAACCACCGTACCGATGTAGACGGACTCAACACTATCTACGCAGGCATTTTACACACAATTAAAGCTACCACTAGTCGCCGAAAAAGAGGCACAACAGAGAGCAAAATGATTGTGGATCACGTGTCTCACTAA
- the LOC131440020 gene encoding uncharacterized protein LOC131440020, producing MGSPLSPILADIVMENLLKTATRQLPFDIPVIRKYVDDLFMAIPKDKVQYTLDMFNSYNPHLQFTKEEESNNKLPFLDTIVTRQSDQTMSTMWYAKPISSNRLLNFLSFHPLSMKINVAVNFIKRVTSLSTSQDHNFQRNVIFHHLRTNNYPTSLINRLMTRNNSPNNIKRITDTPSSNGSSINNNIDFTYRSLPHIPSLSTTIASILKADYPQVKITQKPIKTIARILPSTKYPIDPMLHSNVIYSISCEDCNMCYIGMTRNQLKTRLYGHNSNINQYHKLRDAGKNSNDEQMNNLGEKTALIQHMIQHNHTFNTAQAKIIDRTYRSSSLPILEMCHITNTTNTINHRTDVDGLNTIYAGILHTIKATTSRRKRGTTERKMIVDHVSH from the coding sequence ATGGGTAGCCCCCTATCACCCATATTAGCCGATATCGTCATGGAAAACCTTCTGAAAACAGCAACCAGACAACTTCCGTTTGACATTCCCGTGATACGTAAATACGTCGACGATTTGTTCATGGCTATTCCCAAGGACAAAGTACAATATACACTCGATATGTTCAACTCATACAATCCACATTTACAATTCACCAAGGAGGAAGAATCTAACAACAAACTACCATTTTTAGACACGATAGTTACGCGACAATCAGATCAAACAATGTCAACCATGTGGTATGCCAAACCCATCTCATCGAACCGACTTCTTAATTTTCTATCGTTTCATCCGCTATCAATGAAAATAAACGTCGCCGTAAACTTTATAAAAAGAGTGACCAGTCTTTCCACGAGTCAAGACCATAATTTCCAGCGCAATGTAATCTTCCATCATCTTCGCACCAACAACTATCCAACATCACTAATAAACAGGCTTATGACTCGCAACAATAGCCCTAACAACATAAAACGGATAACTGACACTCCATCAAGTAACGGCTCCAGCATAAACAACAACATAGATTTTACCTACAGATCACTACCACATATTCCTTCTCTAAGTACGACAATAGCCAGCATTCTCAAAGCAGATTATCCTCAAGTCAAAATAACGCAAAAACCGATCAAAACCATTGCCCGCATTCTTCCTAGCACCAAATATCCAATAGACCCCATGCTtcattcaaacgttatttaCAGTATATCATGTGAAGACTGTAATATGTGCTATATCGGCATGACAAgaaatcaactaaaaacaaGGCTCTATGGGCATAACAGCAACATAAATCAGTACCACAAACTGAGAGACGCTGGTAAAAACAGCAACGATGAACAGATGAACAATCTTGGGGAAAAAACTGCCCTGATCCAACATATGATCCAACACAATCACACGTTTAATACAGCACAAGCCAAAATCATCGACAGAACCTACCGATCGTCATCTCTACCCATACTCGAGATGTGCCATATTACAAACACAACCAATACCATCAACCACCGTACCGATGTAGACGGACTCAACACTATCTACGCAGGCATTTTACACACAATTAAAGCTACCACTAGTCGCCGAAAAAGAGGCACAACAGAGAGAAAAATGATTGTGGATCACGTGTCTCACTAA